In the genome of Dehalobacter sp., one region contains:
- a CDS encoding MFS transporter, with amino-acid sequence MSTVNVPKTIDQSKMNRFFVIVAVLAFLGLLFDGYAQGVYSTSLPSLIQDTGIEPTVFGLIGSYTLYGMIAGGIIFGMLADKIGNKKVFMLAIGFYAMFTGLMGTATTVWQFSLYQVLTGMGAAGIAPVTFAMLAEYSPLKNRVQLINATTLGMPLGRMLSTLAGMAILPSFGWRPMFLIGFIPLILIVFCIIYLPESMQKLIKDGKREKIQKILKSVTPEHTPSIDEQYEVEINPSNKGSFLSLFRDGMAVNTILYWSIMALCMFIIYGLVTWLPKMMMDAGYNLGSSLMFFFTFSLGSIPGILLSGPLANKIGLKNTLSFYAAVPAFVVLLLMLKLDTILVSIVLFVLGAGMYGLLGLIFTFISVSYPLAFRGTGLGWANAVGRFGGSFAPMTGGMLIAQEASLITNFIVFATVPFLLIMICVVVSQLIAKKAAASINRE; translated from the coding sequence TTGAGCACTGTAAATGTTCCCAAAACCATCGACCAAAGCAAAATGAATAGATTTTTTGTTATTGTGGCGGTATTAGCTTTCTTGGGTCTATTATTTGATGGATACGCTCAGGGGGTTTACAGTACTTCCCTTCCTTCGCTGATTCAAGATACTGGTATTGAGCCAACAGTTTTCGGCCTAATTGGTAGTTATACACTATATGGAATGATTGCCGGCGGAATAATATTTGGAATGTTAGCTGATAAAATCGGTAATAAAAAAGTATTCATGTTAGCTATTGGCTTTTACGCGATGTTCACAGGTCTGATGGGAACTGCAACAACAGTATGGCAGTTTTCTTTATACCAAGTTTTAACAGGAATGGGTGCTGCCGGAATTGCCCCAGTTACCTTTGCGATGCTTGCTGAATATAGTCCTTTAAAAAATCGTGTTCAATTGATTAACGCGACGACTCTGGGAATGCCGCTTGGAAGAATGTTGAGCACTTTGGCAGGTATGGCTATTTTGCCATCGTTTGGGTGGAGACCAATGTTTCTGATTGGTTTTATTCCCCTGATTTTGATTGTTTTTTGTATTATTTACTTACCTGAATCTATGCAAAAATTGATAAAAGACGGTAAAAGAGAAAAAATTCAAAAGATCTTAAAATCAGTTACCCCTGAACACACCCCTAGCATAGACGAGCAATACGAAGTAGAAATCAATCCTTCCAACAAAGGATCATTCCTTAGTTTATTTAGAGATGGCATGGCTGTGAATACTATTTTATATTGGTCAATCATGGCACTATGTATGTTTATCATTTACGGCTTAGTAACATGGCTGCCAAAAATGATGATGGATGCAGGATATAACTTAGGATCCAGTCTCATGTTCTTTTTCACTTTCAGCCTCGGGTCAATACCTGGTATTCTTCTATCGGGTCCGTTAGCCAATAAAATTGGACTTAAAAATACACTATCCTTCTATGCAGCGGTTCCTGCCTTTGTTGTTCTGCTTTTGATGCTGAAACTAGATACAATTCTGGTATCAATTGTTCTGTTTGTCCTTGGAGCTGGTATGTATGGGTTATTGGGATTGATCTTTACATTCATATCAGTCAGTTACCCACTTGCCTTCCGTGGAACCGGATTAGGATGGGCTAATGCTGTGGGGCGTTTCGGCGGATCTTTCGCACCGATGACTGGAGGGATGTTGATAGCCCAAGAAGCGTCTTTGATAACGAACTTTATCGTATTCGCAACGGTACCGTTTCTTTTGATAATGATCTGTGTTGTAGTTTCTCAACTAATCGCTAAGAAAGCTGCAGCTTCCATTAATAGGGAATGA
- a CDS encoding DUF2922 domain-containing protein produces MPKPDLTAQEVETAMELIVTKNIFTTPNGDLTGKQDIKIIDTTINNLDDPPQA; encoded by the coding sequence ATGCCGAAGCCGGACCTTACAGCCCAGGAAGTGGAAACGGCCATGGAGCTGATCGTGACAAAGAACATCTTCACCACCCCTAACGGCGACTTGACCGGCAAGCAAGATATCAAGATCATTGATACCACAATCAATAATCTTGATGATCCGCCCCAGGCCTAG
- a CDS encoding tyrosine-type recombinase/integrase has translation MRLFSGQAKPPTGDRKLFKKSYDNTYTDYVCVDEMGKLFHPNYITRHFGYLLKRYQFRKIRFHDLHHSCASLFLTHGIPMKAIQEWLGHSTFATTADIYSHVDFSSKQESVKPSVPPLANRKNR, from the coding sequence ATGCGCCTCTTTTCAGGCCAAGCGAAGCCGCCAACGGGGGACCGAAAGCTATTTAAGAAAAGCTACGATAATACCTACACCGACTATGTCTGTGTGGATGAGATGGGCAAGCTGTTTCACCCCAACTACATCACCAGGCATTTCGGATATCTGTTGAAGCGGTATCAATTTAGAAAAATTCGCTTTCACGATTTGCATCACTCCTGCGCCAGTTTGTTTTTGACGCATGGCATTCCCATGAAAGCGATTCAGGAGTGGCTCGGCCATTCCACTTTCGCGACCACGGCGGATATCTACTCGCACGTGGATTTCAGTTCCAAGCAGGAATCAGTAAAGCCATCAGTGCCGCCTTTGGCAAACAGAAAAAACCGATAA
- a CDS encoding helix-turn-helix domain-containing protein: MGRRVHYEKKLEAVEKYKRGDGTQDSIAREYGVKKASFQQWIANYESMGPSGLALQKTNNRYSLELKTTAVEAYIQGEGSLLEICKKFSIRGKAQLLDWITMYNGHKDFRATSGRGRGRGMYMTKGRLTTLDERIEIVSYCIAKGKDYRAAIDKYEISYQQIYSSVRKYEVKGVAGLIDKRGKNKPMDEMTEVERLRVENKMLKAENKQKEMEIAVLKKVQEIERRRG, translated from the coding sequence ATGGGAAGAAGAGTTCATTATGAAAAGAAATTGGAAGCAGTAGAAAAATACAAGCGAGGAGATGGAACCCAGGATAGCATAGCACGGGAATATGGAGTAAAGAAAGCTAGTTTTCAGCAATGGATAGCAAATTATGAGTCCATGGGTCCATCTGGGTTAGCACTCCAAAAGACAAATAACAGATACAGTTTGGAACTTAAAACCACAGCAGTAGAGGCTTACATCCAGGGTGAAGGAAGCCTATTGGAGATATGTAAGAAGTTTAGCATCCGTGGTAAAGCACAACTTTTAGATTGGATAACGATGTATAATGGTCATAAAGATTTTCGGGCTACCAGCGGCCGAGGTAGAGGAAGAGGGATGTATATGACCAAAGGACGGTTGACCACGTTAGATGAGCGGATTGAAATTGTCAGTTACTGCATAGCCAAAGGTAAGGACTACAGAGCAGCAATAGACAAGTATGAGATATCCTACCAGCAGATATATAGCTCGGTACGAAAGTATGAGGTAAAGGGAGTAGCCGGCCTTATCGACAAACGAGGGAAAAACAAGCCGATGGATGAAATGACTGAAGTCGAACGCCTTCGAGTAGAGAACAAGATGCTCAAAGCCGAGAACAAACAAAAAGAAATGGAAATTGCTGTGTTAAAAAAAGTCCAGGAGATCGAAAGGAGGCGGGGCTAA
- a CDS encoding helix-turn-helix domain-containing protein, with product MDQDYLALLKDCPETLSLQHFRAVAYISKRKAKWLLENGIIPCQDSGKQTRRFLIRRSVVAEFLRRQDAGELEAVIPVGAFNGKPPTVDSSSLMEPEELFPFLLDEWADEL from the coding sequence ATGGATCAAGATTATTTGGCGTTATTAAAAGACTGCCCGGAAACGCTCTCATTACAGCATTTCCGGGCAGTCGCATATATCAGCAAACGAAAAGCAAAATGGCTGCTGGAAAACGGAATAATTCCCTGCCAGGATTCGGGAAAACAGACCCGTCGCTTTCTGATTCGACGCAGCGTTGTTGCGGAGTTTCTTCGGCGGCAGGACGCGGGAGAGTTGGAAGCTGTCATCCCTGTTGGCGCGTTCAACGGCAAACCTCCCACTGTTGATTCGTCATCTCTCATGGAACCGGAGGAGTTATTTCCTTTTCTGCTTGATGAGTGGGCGGACGAACTTTAG
- a CDS encoding IS3 family transposase: MHEKERYPVENICRILDLNRSSYYKWLHRSKSVSEYENEDLLHKLGYLYAEFNGIYGYRRLTDELNARYKTNYNYKRIYRLTQLVGLKAVIRRKRPQYQRSTPEVTTENLLNRDFIAKNLNEKWLTDVTEFKYGDHSKLYLSAILDLKDNGIVSFTMGRSNNNQLVFDTFDLAISRYPNAHPLFHSDRGYQYTSKQFRTRLDRAGMKQSMSRVGRCIDNGPMEGFWGILKCEMFYLGNFRDYDSLAAAIESYIYFYNYKRRQKKLNKLAPMTYRQLLENVA, translated from the coding sequence TTGCACGAAAAAGAAAGATACCCGGTAGAAAATATTTGTAGGATATTAGACCTGAATAGGTCCTCCTATTACAAATGGCTTCACCGCAGCAAGAGTGTCAGTGAGTATGAGAACGAAGATCTTCTTCACAAGCTTGGTTATCTTTACGCAGAATTTAACGGAATATATGGATACCGGAGACTGACAGATGAACTGAATGCCCGGTACAAGACCAACTACAACTACAAGCGTATATACCGTCTTACCCAACTGGTGGGATTAAAAGCAGTTATCCGCAGAAAACGTCCGCAATACCAACGTTCCACGCCGGAAGTTACAACTGAGAACCTTCTTAATCGTGACTTTATAGCTAAAAACCTTAACGAGAAATGGTTGACTGACGTTACGGAATTCAAGTATGGAGATCATTCAAAGTTGTATCTGAGCGCTATCCTTGATCTTAAAGATAACGGTATTGTCTCTTTCACCATGGGCCGGAGTAACAATAACCAACTCGTATTTGACACCTTCGATTTGGCCATTTCCAGATACCCTAACGCTCACCCTCTATTCCATAGTGACCGAGGTTATCAATATACAAGTAAACAATTCAGAACCAGATTGGATAGAGCTGGAATGAAACAAAGCATGTCCCGTGTTGGCCGCTGCATCGACAATGGCCCTATGGAAGGCTTCTGGGGTATTCTCAAATGTGAGATGTTCTACCTTGGAAACTTCAGGGATTATGACAGCCTTGCAGCAGCCATTGAGAGCTACATATATTTTTATAACTACAAACGACGGCAAAAAAAGTTAAATAAATTGGCTCCAATGACCTATCGCCAGTTGCTCGAAAATGTTGCATAA
- a CDS encoding DUF3102 domain-containing protein — protein sequence MNADINDITERTPEIIAAEITMIKEQAKKYMLVSAIEIGRRLLEAKEKIPYGKYVSWLENAVQYTERTAYHLMRIAEEYGAGLFGFADPSASPR from the coding sequence ATGAATGCTGATATAAACGATATAACCGAAAGGACGCCGGAGATTATCGCCGCTGAAATAACCATGATTAAAGAACAGGCCAAAAAATACATGTTAGTCAGCGCCATTGAAATAGGACGGCGCCTTTTGGAGGCCAAGGAAAAGATCCCTTATGGTAAATATGTTTCATGGCTGGAGAACGCCGTGCAGTATACCGAGCGCACAGCCTATCATCTTATGCGCATAGCGGAAGAATATGGTGCCGGTCTGTTCGGCTTCGCCGACCCAAGCGCATCGCCGAGATAG
- a CDS encoding electron transfer flavoprotein subunit alpha/FixB family protein: MNIFIFSDNATLLPEMLGGANKLVGTSGGSIAAIIIGSESEAMSAASMGADKVYWLGEIGNRIIDDFVPTLNKLIMTEKPAAFLVAATTRGKAVAGRVAAALDMAAIVNAKEIKVVDGSFQVRHIILGGAVIRVEQPLGGTLIATVRSGVFTKAVADTSRSDQLEHVEFVEPVTQITKLESKPKKSNASNIGAAKIVVGAGRGFATKEDLGLARGLADALGGEVGYSRPVTEGNPPFAEGEPYIGVSGIQLKPELYIAVGISGQTQHMVGVNESRVIVCINKDPRAPMFRYSDYGIAGDLYEIVPELTRALNEK, encoded by the coding sequence ATGAATATCTTTATATTTTCGGACAACGCAACATTGCTGCCTGAAATGTTGGGCGGGGCCAACAAGCTCGTTGGGACAAGCGGGGGGAGCATAGCTGCCATAATCATCGGTTCAGAATCTGAGGCCATGTCGGCAGCTTCTATGGGAGCAGATAAAGTATACTGGCTCGGTGAGATAGGCAATAGAATCATCGACGATTTTGTGCCAACCCTCAATAAACTTATCATGACCGAAAAACCAGCGGCTTTTCTGGTTGCGGCGACCACAAGAGGAAAGGCCGTTGCCGGCCGTGTGGCAGCTGCTCTCGATATGGCAGCAATAGTAAACGCTAAGGAAATAAAAGTGGTAGATGGATCATTTCAGGTTCGGCATATAATTCTGGGCGGAGCCGTCATACGTGTTGAACAACCGTTGGGGGGTACGCTTATTGCAACAGTCCGTTCGGGAGTTTTTACTAAGGCTGTAGCCGACACTTCCCGCAGCGACCAACTGGAACACGTTGAATTCGTTGAGCCTGTGACCCAAATAACCAAGCTGGAGAGTAAACCTAAAAAATCAAATGCCTCCAATATTGGCGCGGCGAAGATTGTTGTTGGGGCTGGAAGAGGTTTTGCCACCAAGGAAGACCTCGGGCTGGCCAGAGGGCTCGCCGATGCGCTCGGCGGTGAGGTTGGCTATTCACGTCCTGTTACCGAAGGAAATCCGCCCTTTGCGGAAGGTGAGCCGTACATCGGGGTCTCCGGGATTCAGCTTAAGCCGGAACTATACATTGCTGTGGGTATTTCCGGTCAAACCCAGCATATGGTCGGCGTGAACGAGTCCCGGGTCATTGTATGCATCAACAAGGACCCTCGAGCCCCTATGTTCCGTTACAGCGACTATGGTATTGCCGGAGATTTGTATGAAATTGTTCCGGAACTTACCCGAGCTTTGAATGAAAAATAG
- a CDS encoding VanW family protein, protein MAIKSIYPSKKPVNRSKFRLFLGRIYFTVRRYLQWFFVKSTQYAVTFQSGQLRFKVAEHSTPLYRRLRNVDMWLQENKVTNLKLATAKINGLILKPGETLSVWRLIGKPTKRKGFTEGMVLHNGSFVPGVGGGLCQLSNLIYWMTLHTPLRVTERWRHTHDIFPDANRTQPFGSGATIVYNYIDLQIKNDTQYKYQLLIRVGESDLEGEWRCEQPLTPKYEVYESDHLITQEWWGGYMRHNIIRRKVFDLDDNQIGDDFVTENHAIMMYEPMLVEHVKIV, encoded by the coding sequence CTGGCTATTAAGTCAATATATCCGTCAAAAAAGCCGGTTAATCGTTCGAAGTTTCGATTGTTTTTAGGAAGGATTTACTTTACAGTGCGTCGTTACCTTCAATGGTTTTTTGTCAAGTCAACACAGTATGCGGTAACTTTCCAGTCGGGTCAACTTCGTTTCAAAGTGGCAGAACATAGCACCCCATTGTATCGGCGCCTCCGAAATGTTGATATGTGGTTGCAGGAAAACAAAGTAACCAATTTGAAGTTGGCTACGGCAAAGATAAATGGCCTAATTCTCAAACCAGGAGAGACACTTTCCGTTTGGCGTTTAATAGGTAAACCGACAAAGAGAAAAGGTTTCACCGAAGGAATGGTCCTACATAACGGTTCGTTCGTTCCCGGAGTAGGAGGAGGCCTGTGCCAACTCTCAAATCTTATTTATTGGATGACCTTACATACGCCATTGCGGGTTACGGAACGATGGCGTCACACACACGACATATTCCCGGACGCCAATCGAACTCAACCATTCGGAAGTGGGGCCACAATTGTTTACAATTATATAGATCTCCAAATAAAGAACGATACCCAATACAAATATCAGCTTCTAATAAGGGTAGGGGAATCGGATTTAGAAGGCGAATGGCGATGTGAACAACCATTGACCCCCAAATATGAGGTTTACGAAAGTGACCATTTGATCACACAGGAATGGTGGGGAGGTTACATGCGTCACAACATTATTAGACGTAAGGTGTTTGATCTTGATGATAATCAAATAGGTGATGATTTTGTCACGGAAAATCATGCAATTATGATGTACGAACCTATGTTGGTAGAACATGTGAAGATTGTTTAA